From the Theileria equi strain WA chromosome 4 map unlocalized gcontig_1105316255041, whole genome shotgun sequence genome, one window contains:
- a CDS encoding hypothetical protein (encoded by transcript BEWA_045670A), producing MGGFPSSPQDPGVIIQLKHKPNKDREEIQHSDWGKKFTVKRTIEPTGSDFLRYTYTLASHGEKFEVKEIQDDHDTPIPDSSGNNVTSVEAYYWRYENPSGETPTKVLLIGVIKNTSEYSYYGRDNDNGNRWNLTSKLTGESLEIKLDDFNCYNNNAVTINLTKSVPKNHVKDNKYCCGANHGRKRVSVTSNKVSCKTHGCSTSYFKHEFTSDRTSKLAAIKYHTYPSRRKRVNIPDLNLPTNQSVKVTIYAFYCSKNNPALIYVESTGTKPNVTGWYKKNGSKSENEDWIRVDLNTTPGDLENKELDCSNNKNFKELAKTLRGLGCKGLEDCTRDPEHPGQNGVQREEVPAADLSDQVPDTESETKILLQGTPVAQMAEDGVIINLGVKPEKNGDPHTTGKQIKVTRSERYSGFHKYTHQKPYGGNFTLKEIKDDDQSVITTEFSGKKVTSVAAYYWIGNTDSALLLEITSDSTTTYYSKNANGGETQWYLFYGDSRPPLKDEPLEKVLDNLNCSLNNAVTIDLSYEKSTGESYCCGKDHKERDKQKVTVTPVPVSCNHPGHISIPIISYKHSIDPSKVGLAKIKYYISNSNGEEIKSHSLTFPTQEPVSVYVFYCKDNSPVLIYLESTGEDDAKGWYKRNGSNGNEEWTQVTSLKKNITPRNLNATTDHKQFNNLVRALKEAKCNHYPFCTAFLPGPIVGATKYLSGQQGEHAPLGFIGGSRLGHGLEGEQSLIITTTEESASTDNSSKWIKIGSGAGGTLTTVGGAAGAGWHVYTNYFLDALVRLV from the coding sequence atgggtGGCTTTCCCTCTTCACCACAAGATCCCGGGGTAATCATTCAGCTCAAGCACAAACCAAACAAAGATAGAGAAGAAATTCAACACTCAGACTGGGGTAAGAAGTTTACCGTCAAAAGAACTATTGAACCTACTGGATCTGACTTCCTAAGGTATACTTATACTCTGGCTTCTCATGGAGAAAAGTTCGAAGTAAAGGAGATCCAAGATGATCATGATACTCCTATTCCTGACTCCAGTGGAAACAATGTGACCTCAGTTGAagcttattactggaggTATGAAAACCCCTCTGGAGAAACACCTACTAAGGTTCTTTTGATAGGAGTGATAAAGAACACGAGTGAGTACTCTTATTATGGCAGGGACAATGATAATGGTAATCGCTGGAATCTTACTTCTAAACTCACAGGTGAATCCTTGGAGATCAAACTTGACGACTTTAACTGCTACAATAATAATGCTGTAACTATAAACCTTACCAAGAGTGTACCTAAGAATCATGTCAAAGATAATAAATATTGTTGTGGTGCTAATCATGGTCGTAAAAGAGTCTCCGTTACTAGCAATAAAGTTTCTTGTAAAACACATGGTTGTTCTACTTCATACTTCAAACATGAATTTACTTCTGATCGTACTTCAAAACTTGCAGCTATTAAGTACCATACTTATCCCAGtagaaggaagagagtGAATATTCCTGACCTTAACTTACCTACCAACCAGTCAGTAAAAGTTACAATTTATGCCTTTTATTGTTCTAAGAATAATCCAGCTCTCATTTATGTAGAGTCAACTGGGACAAAACCTAATGTTACCGGTTGGTACAAAAAGAACGGTAGTAAAAGTGAGAATGAAGACTGGATAAGAGTAGATCTCAACACAACACCAGGAGATTTAGAGAATAAGGAGCTTGACTGTAGtaataacaaaaattttaaagaactTGCAAAAACTCTAAGAGGACTTGGATGTAAAGGCTTGGAGGATTGTACTCGTGATCCAGAACATCCCggacagaatggagttcaacgtgaaGAGGTTCCAGCagctgacttatctgaccaggttcctgatacagagtctgagactaagattctcctacaaggAACTCCTGtggctcaaatggctgaagatgGAGTAATCATTAACCTTGGTGTAAAGCCAGAGAAAAATGGAGATCCTCATACAACTGGTAAACAGATCAAGGTTACAAGATCCGAAAGGTACTCTGGCTTCCACAAATACACTCATCAGAAGCCTTATGGAGGGAACTTTACACTAAAGGAGATTAAAGACGATGATCAGAGTGTTATTACTACGGAGTTTAGTGGGAAAAAGGTAACCTCCGTTGctgcctattactggatTGGCAATACTGATAGTGCTCTCCTTCTAGAAATTACAAGTGATAGTACAACTACTTACTATAGCAAAAATGCTAATGGTGGTGAGACTCAATGGTATCTATTTTATGGAGATTCTCGACCTCCACTCAAAGATGAACCCCTAGAAAAGGTGTTGGACAACCTCAACTGTTCACTCAACAATGCAGTTACAATAGATTTATCTTATGAAAAATCCACAGGAGAAAGCTACTGTTGTGGTAAAGACCATAAAGAGAGGGATAAGCAAAAAGTTACTGTTACTCCTGTACCGGTTTCCTGTAATCATCCGGGTCACATCTCAATTCCCATTATATCCTATAAACACTccattgatccttctaAAGTTGGACTTGCTAAGATTAAGTACTATATTAGTAATTCAAATGGTGAAGAGATAAAATCTCATTCGTTAACCTTTCCCACCCAGGAACCAGTTAGTGTCTACGTTTTCTATTGCAAAGATAATAGTCCAGTTCTTATATATTTAGAGTCTACCGGAGAAGACGATGCTAAAGGATGGTATAAAAGGAATGGTAGTAATGGCAATGAAGAGTGGACACAGGTCACTAGTCTCAAAAAGAATATAACACCAAGGAATCTTAATGCCACTACAGACCATAAGCAATTTAACAACCTTGTGAGGGCACTAAAAGAGGCTAAATGTAACCACTATCCGTTTTGTACTGCATTTCTTCCTGGACCTATAGTTGGTGCTACTAAATACTTATCTGGACAACAAGGTGAACACGCTCCTCTCGGATTTATAGGTGGTTCTAGATTAGGTCATGGACTAGAAGGTGAACAATCTCTTATTAttactactactgaagaatCCGCTTCTACTGACAACTCTTCTAAATGGATTAAGATTGGATCTGGAGCCGGTGGTACTCTTACTACTGTCGGTGGAGCGGCTGGTGCAGGATGGCACGTCTATACTAACTATTTCCTTGACGCTTTGGTACGCTTGGTCTAA